A window of the Polaribacter batillariae genome harbors these coding sequences:
- a CDS encoding response regulator transcription factor translates to MIKNSVVIVDDHTLLSQAIAGMVNSFDKFKVLYTCKNGQELMDKFSASPQNIPDVVLMDINMPIMNGIETTAWISENHSYVNVMALSVEDADTTILQMLKAGAVGYLLKDTEKSVLENALLEIVENGFFHTKNVTNLLMQSISGNETNSITFKDREIAFMKLSCSELTYKEIADKMCLSPKTIDGYRDVLFTKLNVKNRVGLVMYAIKHKIYTP, encoded by the coding sequence ATGATAAAAAATTCGGTAGTAATTGTAGATGACCACACTTTATTGTCGCAAGCAATTGCAGGTATGGTAAATTCTTTTGATAAGTTTAAAGTGCTATATACTTGCAAAAACGGACAAGAATTAATGGATAAATTTAGTGCTTCTCCACAAAACATTCCAGATGTTGTTTTAATGGATATTAATATGCCTATTATGAATGGAATTGAAACCACTGCCTGGATTTCGGAAAACCATAGTTATGTAAACGTAATGGCTTTGTCTGTAGAAGATGCAGACACTACTATTTTACAAATGCTAAAAGCGGGTGCAGTTGGTTATCTTTTAAAAGATACAGAAAAATCTGTTTTAGAAAATGCGTTGTTAGAAATTGTAGAAAATGGTTTTTTTCACACCAAAAATGTAACCAATTTATTAATGCAATCTATTTCTGGAAACGAAACAAACAGTATTACTTTTAAAGATAGAGAAATCGCTTTTATGAAGCTTTCTTGTTCGGAATTAACCTATAAAGAAATTGCAGATAAAATGTGTTTGAGCCCGAAAACCATAGATGGCTACAGAGATGTTTTATTTACAAAACTGAATGTAAAAAATAGGGTTGGCTTGGTTATGTATGCTATTAAACACAAAATTTATACTCCATAA
- a CDS encoding sensor histidine kinase, whose protein sequence is MESEESQIILFTTTIVIILFVVLIVLLFSFFQKRKNILLQEQINNQKRFEREIAETQIEIREETLRNISWELHDNIGQLLTLAKIQLQNATPENIDEVSQTISKGLNEVRALSKLINPEAIKNIDLKEAIQLEIDRFNRLNFIDSSLIIEGEEQEIDKKVSIVIFRILQEFFSNTIKHSKASKLNVLLKYTENEMIVSAQDNGIGFLASEKSGKGIGLTNISNRAKLIGAEAIFSSEKNKGTTLLIHYKL, encoded by the coding sequence ATGGAGTCAGAAGAAAGTCAAATAATTCTATTTACAACAACCATTGTAATTATATTGTTTGTTGTGCTTATTGTGCTGTTGTTTAGTTTTTTTCAAAAAAGAAAAAATATTTTGTTACAAGAACAAATAAATAACCAAAAACGTTTCGAACGAGAAATTGCAGAAACGCAAATAGAAATTCGAGAAGAAACTCTGCGAAATATTAGTTGGGAATTGCATGATAATATTGGTCAGCTTTTAACATTGGCCAAAATTCAGCTACAAAATGCAACACCAGAAAACATAGACGAAGTTTCTCAAACAATTTCTAAAGGTTTAAATGAAGTGCGAGCTTTATCGAAATTAATTAATCCAGAGGCAATTAAAAATATTGATTTAAAAGAAGCAATTCAATTGGAAATAGATCGTTTTAACCGTCTTAATTTTATTGATTCTAGCTTAATTATTGAAGGAGAAGAACAAGAAATCGACAAAAAAGTAAGTATTGTAATTTTTAGAATTCTACAAGAATTTTTCTCGAATACAATTAAACATTCTAAAGCTTCTAAATTAAATGTGCTTTTAAAATATACAGAAAACGAAATGATTGTTTCTGCCCAAGATAATGGAATTGGTTTTTTAGCTTCCGAAAAAAGTGGCAAAGGAATTGGACTTACAAACATCTCTAATAGAGCCAAATTAATTGGTGCTGAAGCCATTTTTTCATCAGAAAAAAATAAAGGAACAACACTTTTAATACATTATAAATTATGA
- the mce gene encoding methylmalonyl-CoA epimerase produces MKKIEHIGIAVKDLETSNILFASLFGKPHYKVEEVASEGVKTSFFKSGPNKIELLQATNPESPIAKFIGKKGEGIHHIAFAVANIKAEMERLTKEGFVVLNKEPKIGADNKLVAFLHPKSTNGVLIELCQERD; encoded by the coding sequence ATGAAAAAAATAGAACACATTGGAATTGCTGTAAAAGATTTAGAAACTTCGAATATCTTATTTGCTTCACTTTTTGGAAAACCACATTATAAAGTAGAAGAAGTCGCTTCTGAAGGTGTAAAAACTTCATTTTTTAAATCGGGACCTAATAAAATAGAATTGCTACAAGCCACAAATCCAGAAAGTCCGATTGCAAAATTTATTGGTAAAAAAGGCGAAGGAATTCACCATATTGCATTTGCAGTTGCTAACATAAAAGCAGAAATGGAAAGGCTTACAAAAGAAGGTTTTGTGGTTTTAAATAAAGAACCAAAAATAGGAGCAGACAATAAATTAGTGGCTTTTTTGCATCCAAAATCTACCAATGGTGTTTTAATAGAATTGTGCCAAGAAAGAGATTAG
- a CDS encoding cell division protein FtsX: protein MASKFESYQKRRLASSYISVVISIALVLFMVGVLGFVLLKSSLVANRVKEKVAITLFLKDNVSRKQIDSFKESLQKEEFTKRIIYTSKHQAAKNYSKEIGEDFMKFVGENPLKNGIDIYVKAAFVTPEKMQELETRFLKNAFVADVTYDKLLINLITKNIQRISFWLLVLSAFFGLVAIILINSSIRLSIYSKRFNIKTMQMVGATKSFIRKPFIWRSVKLGFIGAFLALIGLAVVIYYADKFAPSLGLLKDYLSLSYLVGGVLIAAFLITWLSTFFATQRFLNLRTDELYY, encoded by the coding sequence ATGGCTTCAAAATTCGAATCTTATCAAAAAAGGCGTTTAGCATCTTCTTACATTTCTGTTGTAATTAGTATTGCTTTGGTACTTTTTATGGTAGGTGTTTTAGGTTTTGTGCTTTTAAAATCTTCATTAGTAGCCAATCGTGTTAAAGAAAAAGTGGCAATTACCTTATTTTTAAAAGACAATGTTAGTAGAAAGCAAATAGATAGTTTTAAAGAATCTTTACAAAAAGAAGAGTTTACCAAAAGAATAATTTATACATCTAAACATCAAGCAGCTAAAAATTACAGCAAAGAAATTGGCGAAGATTTTATGAAGTTTGTTGGAGAAAATCCATTAAAAAACGGAATCGATATTTATGTAAAAGCTGCGTTTGTAACGCCAGAAAAAATGCAAGAATTAGAAACGCGTTTTCTTAAAAATGCATTTGTAGCAGATGTTACTTACGATAAATTATTAATTAATCTAATTACAAAAAACATTCAAAGAATTAGTTTTTGGTTGCTAGTTTTAAGCGCGTTTTTTGGTTTAGTCGCAATTATTTTAATTAATAGCTCTATAAGACTTTCTATTTACTCTAAAAGATTTAACATAAAAACCATGCAAATGGTTGGTGCAACCAAAAGTTTTATAAGAAAACCATTTATTTGGCGAAGTGTAAAATTAGGTTTTATAGGTGCTTTTTTAGCATTAATTGGCCTGGCAGTAGTTATTTATTATGCAGATAAATTTGCACCAAGTTTAGGCTTGTTAAAAGATTACCTTTCTTTATCTTACTTAGTTGGTGGTGTTTTAATTGCAGCATTTTTAATTACTTGGTTAAGTACATTTTTTGCCACACAGCGTTTTTTAAACTTACGAACAGACGAACTTTATTATTAA
- a CDS encoding DUF3098 domain-containing protein, whose product MENENIQKPEFLFGKKNYIIMVVGLVFISLGFIFMAGGGSDNPEVFNEEIYNWQRIRLAPTLVIIGLGIEIYAILANPNT is encoded by the coding sequence ATGGAAAACGAAAATATTCAAAAACCAGAATTTTTATTCGGCAAAAAGAACTACATTATTATGGTAGTGGGGCTTGTTTTTATCTCTTTAGGCTTTATTTTTATGGCAGGTGGAGGCAGTGATAACCCAGAGGTTTTTAATGAAGAAATTTACAATTGGCAACGAATTCGTTTGGCGCCAACATTGGTTATTATAGGTTTAGGAATCGAGATATATGCTATTTTAGCAAATCCTAATACATAA
- a CDS encoding undecaprenyl-diphosphate phosphatase, which produces MDILEAIILGIIQGLTEFLPVSSSGHLELAKAILGDTSVPEESLTFTVVLHFATALSTMVIFKKEIIEILKGLFQFKWNEEFQFSLKIIVSMIPAVLVGLLFEEELESFFGGKILLVGCMLVLTALLLLLADKAKETNKKVSFSNSVIIGISQAIAMLPGISRSGATISTSVLLGIDRTRAARFSFLMVVPLIFGKIGKDVLSGDLNFESSQTTPILAGFMAAFLAGLFACKWMISLVKKSKLSYFSIYCAIVGSIAIGYALLN; this is translated from the coding sequence ATGGATATTTTAGAGGCAATTATTCTTGGAATTATACAAGGGTTAACAGAGTTTTTACCAGTTTCTTCAAGCGGACATTTAGAATTGGCAAAAGCCATTTTAGGAGATACCTCTGTACCAGAAGAAAGTTTAACATTTACGGTCGTTTTGCATTTTGCAACCGCATTAAGTACGATGGTAATTTTTAAAAAAGAAATTATAGAAATTCTAAAAGGATTGTTTCAGTTTAAATGGAATGAAGAATTTCAGTTTTCTTTAAAAATTATCGTTTCTATGATTCCTGCAGTATTAGTAGGTTTACTTTTCGAAGAAGAATTAGAATCTTTTTTCGGAGGAAAAATTTTATTAGTAGGTTGCATGCTAGTATTAACAGCATTGTTGCTATTGTTGGCAGATAAAGCAAAAGAAACTAACAAGAAAGTATCTTTTTCGAACTCAGTAATTATTGGCATATCGCAAGCAATTGCAATGTTACCTGGAATTTCTAGATCTGGAGCAACCATTTCTACATCCGTTTTGTTAGGAATCGATAGAACAAGAGCTGCACGTTTTTCTTTTTTAATGGTGGTTCCTTTAATTTTTGGTAAAATCGGAAAAGATGTTTTAAGTGGAGATTTAAATTTCGAATCTTCACAAACGACGCCAATTTTAGCAGGTTTTATGGCTGCTTTTTTAGCAGGTTTATTCGCCTGTAAATGGATGATTTCTTTAGTAAAGAAAAGCAAACTTTCTTACTTTTCGATTTACTGTGCAATTGTAGGAAGTATTGCAATTGGCTACGCACTTTTAAATTAA
- the truB gene encoding tRNA pseudouridine(55) synthase TruB, with the protein MTEEDYKNGQVLLIDKPLSWTSFQVVNKLRWEIKQRFKLKKIKVGHAGTLDPLATGLLIVCTGKQTKEINTYQGQIKEYTGTFTVGATTPSYDLETAINETFPTEHISKELLEETTQQFIGGIQQKPPIFSAIKKEGKRLYELARKGETTKIKSRTVTVLDFKITKVNLPKVDFRIVCSKGTYIRSIAFDYGKALNSGAHLSALRRTKIGNFSVENALSVEEFIRNLKDN; encoded by the coding sequence ATGACTGAAGAAGACTATAAAAACGGCCAAGTTTTATTAATTGATAAACCGCTAAGTTGGACCTCTTTTCAAGTAGTAAACAAACTTCGTTGGGAAATTAAACAACGCTTTAAACTCAAAAAAATTAAAGTAGGTCATGCAGGTACTTTAGATCCTTTGGCCACAGGTTTGCTAATTGTTTGTACAGGAAAACAAACCAAAGAAATAAATACCTATCAAGGGCAAATAAAAGAATATACAGGTACTTTTACAGTAGGTGCAACTACACCAAGTTACGATTTAGAAACAGCAATAAACGAAACGTTTCCAACAGAACATATTTCTAAAGAATTATTAGAAGAAACTACCCAACAGTTTATAGGCGGTATTCAACAAAAACCACCGATTTTTTCAGCGATTAAAAAAGAAGGAAAACGTTTGTACGAATTGGCAAGAAAAGGAGAAACTACAAAAATAAAATCGAGAACTGTAACCGTTTTAGATTTTAAAATTACCAAGGTTAACTTACCAAAAGTAGATTTTAGAATTGTTTGTAGCAAAGGAACTTATATTCGTTCCATCGCTTTCGATTATGGCAAAGCACTCAACTCAGGCGCTCACTTATCTGCATTAAGAAGAACAAAAATTGGAAACTTTTCTGTAGAAAATGCGCTTTCTGTAGAAGAGTTTATTCGAAATTTGAAAGACAATTAG
- a CDS encoding OmpA/MotB family protein — translation MKKISLLLLSAVLVSSCVSKKEFAALQAEKESTETELRTVKTNLQKCLIEKEKEDTKLFALQEQVKSLQEDKKSALKQVENLTVLTQSSSDNIKTVISQLSEKDKYINGIRKAMTQKDSINLAIKYHLTRNLTEGIQDKDIEVNVEKTVVFISISDKLLFKSGSYNVTDNAYTVLEKIAKVIKDQPQMEVMIEGHTDPTPIKRDLIQDNWDLSALRATSITRILQYKFGVKPERLIAAGRSQYVPVVENNSPENMAKNRRTKIIIMPKLNQFFDLLEQDAK, via the coding sequence ATGAAGAAAATATCGTTACTATTATTATCCGCAGTTTTAGTTAGTTCTTGTGTGTCTAAGAAAGAGTTTGCAGCATTACAAGCAGAAAAAGAAAGCACAGAAACAGAATTGCGTACTGTAAAAACCAATTTGCAAAAGTGTTTAATTGAAAAGGAAAAAGAAGACACGAAGCTTTTTGCATTACAAGAACAGGTAAAATCTTTACAAGAAGATAAAAAATCTGCCTTAAAACAAGTAGAAAACTTAACTGTTTTAACACAATCTTCTTCTGATAACATTAAAACTGTTATTTCTCAATTGAGTGAGAAAGACAAATATATTAATGGAATTAGAAAAGCAATGACTCAAAAAGATTCTATTAATTTGGCAATTAAGTACCATTTAACTAGAAATTTAACTGAGGGCATACAAGATAAAGATATCGAAGTAAATGTAGAAAAAACGGTTGTTTTTATTTCTATTTCAGACAAATTATTGTTTAAAAGTGGAAGCTACAACGTAACAGATAATGCATATACTGTGCTAGAAAAAATCGCAAAGGTAATTAAAGATCAGCCTCAAATGGAAGTGATGATTGAAGGTCATACAGACCCAACTCCAATTAAAAGAGATTTAATACAAGACAACTGGGATTTATCTGCTTTAAGAGCGACTTCTATTACACGTATTTTACAATATAAATTTGGGGTAAAACCAGAACGTTTAATTGCTGCTGGTAGAAGCCAATATGTACCTGTGGTTGAAAATAATTCTCCAGAAAACATGGCAAAAAACAGAAGAACAAAAATTATAATTATGCCTAAATTAAATCAGTTTTTTGATTTGTTAGAGCAAGATGCTAAGTAG
- a CDS encoding FAD:protein FMN transferase, giving the protein MKTYQFPLFLLLFLSLISCQKEVKNADFTLKGFVFGTTYKITYLNAPKNYQKSIDSLFRLVNKSVSTYIPTSDISKINKGDTTVIVDKYFKEIFKKSKRIYKETNGFFDPTVGNLVNAWGFGPKKEKNDLTQEQIEQHMQFVGLDKVNILNNKVVKQNAAIYLDFNSIGKGYGIDVIARFLESKNISNYLIEIGGEIRTKGTKKKEKPWVIKLVDPIKSNSNTGYKVLNLSNKSMATSGNYRKFRMAENGKKYVHTINPKTGYALESNLLSASVISKLDCADVDGYATAFMAMGLEKTKAFIKNNASIKVILIYINEAGNLEEFTNYTYK; this is encoded by the coding sequence ATGAAAACCTATCAATTCCCCCTTTTTTTATTGCTTTTTTTATCGCTAATCTCGTGCCAAAAAGAGGTTAAAAATGCAGATTTTACATTAAAAGGATTTGTGTTTGGCACAACTTATAAAATCACTTACTTAAATGCACCTAAAAACTATCAAAAATCGATAGATAGTTTATTTCGATTGGTAAACAAATCGGTTTCTACTTATATACCCACATCAGATATTTCAAAAATAAACAAAGGAGACACCACAGTTATTGTAGATAAATATTTTAAAGAAATTTTTAAAAAATCGAAACGAATTTATAAAGAAACAAATGGTTTTTTCGACCCAACAGTAGGTAATTTGGTAAATGCTTGGGGTTTTGGTCCTAAAAAAGAGAAAAACGATTTAACGCAAGAACAAATAGAGCAACACATGCAATTTGTGGGTTTAGATAAGGTAAATATCTTAAATAATAAAGTGGTAAAACAAAACGCCGCAATTTATTTAGATTTTAACTCGATAGGTAAAGGATATGGAATAGATGTAATTGCTCGTTTTTTAGAAAGTAAAAATATTTCTAATTATTTAATTGAAATTGGTGGAGAAATTCGTACAAAAGGAACCAAAAAGAAAGAGAAACCTTGGGTTATTAAATTAGTAGATCCTATTAAAAGTAATTCTAACACGGGTTATAAAGTATTAAATTTGTCTAACAAATCTATGGCAACTTCTGGCAACTACAGAAAATTTAGAATGGCCGAAAATGGTAAAAAATATGTACATACCATTAACCCCAAAACAGGCTACGCTTTAGAAAGTAATTTATTAAGTGCCTCTGTAATTTCGAAATTAGATTGTGCAGATGTAGATGGTTATGCAACTGCATTTATGGCCATGGGCTTAGAAAAAACAAAAGCATTTATTAAAAATAATGCATCTATAAAAGTAATTCTTATTTACATAAACGAAGCCGGAAATTTAGAAGAATTTACAAATTATACCTACAAATAG
- a CDS encoding class I SAM-dependent methyltransferase: MSIFKSILNTIPRPILIKASYLVRPIIAWYLKGDKFTDPIDGKSFKKFLPYGYGKQRENALSPSTLSLERHRLMWLFLKNETNFFTSTKKIKTLHIAPEQCFLDLFRKQENLTYITSDLESPIADVKADICNLPFKDNEFDVIFCNHVLEHIPNDTKAMQELYRVLKKGGMGIFQIPQDLSREKTFEDNSITDRKKRAEIFGQYDHVRIYGRDYFNKLRSIGFTVNEVDYTKKIAPEKLEQFCLMQNEILPVCYK, translated from the coding sequence ATGTCTATATTCAAATCCATCCTAAACACAATTCCGAGACCAATTCTAATAAAGGCAAGCTATCTCGTTCGCCCAATAATTGCTTGGTATTTAAAAGGAGATAAATTTACAGATCCTATAGATGGAAAAAGTTTTAAAAAATTTTTACCTTATGGATATGGCAAACAAAGAGAAAACGCATTATCGCCTTCTACATTATCATTAGAAAGACACAGATTAATGTGGCTTTTTTTGAAGAATGAAACCAACTTTTTTACTTCAACAAAAAAAATAAAAACGCTTCATATAGCACCAGAACAATGCTTTTTAGACCTTTTTAGAAAGCAAGAAAATTTAACGTATATCACATCTGATTTAGAATCGCCAATTGCAGATGTTAAAGCAGATATTTGCAATTTACCTTTTAAAGACAACGAATTTGACGTTATTTTTTGCAACCATGTTTTAGAACATATTCCAAACGACACAAAAGCAATGCAAGAATTGTATAGAGTTTTAAAAAAAGGTGGCATGGGAATTTTTCAAATTCCACAAGATCTTTCAAGAGAAAAAACTTTTGAAGACAACTCTATTACAGATCGAAAAAAAAGAGCAGAAATTTTTGGGCAATACGATCATGTAAGAATTTATGGTAGAGATTATTTTAACAAATTACGTTCTATTGGTTTTACCGTAAACGAAGTCGATTATACAAAAAAAATTGCTCCAGAGAAATTAGAACAATTTTGCTTAATGCAAAACGAAATTCTTCCTGTGTGTTATAAATAA
- a CDS encoding GxxExxY protein — protein MDNNTVTEKIIGAAIEVHKALGPGLLESAYQECLYFELKSLGLEVRKKISLPIIYKDLKLNHGYRIDLLVENKIVIELKTVEAFTDVYTAQILTYMKLGNYPLGLLLNFHTKLLKNGIKRFIHTP, from the coding sequence ATGGATAACAATACAGTAACCGAAAAAATTATTGGAGCTGCGATAGAAGTTCATAAAGCTTTAGGTCCTGGTTTATTAGAATCTGCATATCAAGAATGCCTTTATTTTGAATTGAAATCTTTAGGTTTAGAAGTTAGAAAAAAAATATCGCTTCCAATTATTTATAAAGATCTTAAACTAAATCATGGTTACAGAATTGATTTATTAGTTGAAAACAAAATAGTTATAGAACTTAAAACTGTTGAAGCTTTTACAGATGTCTATACTGCACAAATTTTAACTTATATGAAACTTGGAAATTATCCTTTAGGTTTGTTACTTAACTTTCACACAAAATTATTGAAAAACGGAATAAAACGCTTCATACATACTCCTTAA
- the map gene encoding type I methionyl aminopeptidase: MIQIKTKEEIELMRESALIVSKTLGLLAKEVKPGVSTLYLDKLAEDFIRSEGAIPGFLGLYDFPNTLCMSPNSQVVHGIPNKEPLKEGDIISIDCGAKKNGFYGDHAYTFAVGEIAAETKKLLDVTRKSLYVGIREFKAGNRVGDVGYAIQKFTEEHGYGVVRELVGHGLGRKMHEDPEMPNYGKRGRGKKFVEGMVVAIEPMTNLGTHKIRQHSDGWTITTLDNKPSAHFEHDVAIVNGKPELLSTFKYVHEALGIVTDEEDEFRQ, encoded by the coding sequence ATGATTCAAATTAAAACCAAAGAAGAAATAGAATTAATGCGCGAAAGTGCCTTAATTGTTTCTAAAACTCTAGGACTGCTAGCCAAAGAAGTAAAGCCTGGTGTTAGCACTTTGTATTTAGACAAACTTGCAGAAGATTTTATTAGGTCAGAAGGTGCAATTCCTGGTTTTTTAGGTTTGTACGACTTTCCGAACACACTTTGTATGAGTCCGAATTCGCAAGTCGTTCACGGAATTCCTAACAAAGAGCCCTTAAAAGAAGGCGATATTATTTCTATAGATTGCGGAGCCAAGAAAAATGGTTTTTATGGAGATCATGCCTACACTTTTGCTGTTGGAGAAATCGCAGCAGAAACAAAAAAATTACTAGACGTTACAAGAAAAAGTTTATATGTAGGAATTCGTGAATTCAAAGCAGGAAATCGTGTTGGCGATGTTGGGTATGCAATTCAAAAATTTACAGAAGAACATGGTTATGGCGTTGTTAGAGAGTTGGTTGGACATGGATTAGGAAGAAAAATGCACGAAGACCCAGAAATGCCCAATTATGGTAAAAGAGGAAGAGGAAAAAAGTTTGTAGAAGGCATGGTAGTCGCCATAGAACCTATGACAAATTTAGGAACTCATAAAATAAGACAACATTCAGATGGTTGGACCATTACCACTTTAGACAATAAACCTTCTGCACATTTCGAGCACGATGTTGCCATTGTAAATGGAAAACCAGAATTGCTTTCTACTTTTAAATATGTTCATGAAGCGTTGGGTATTGTTACTGATGAAGAAGATGAATTTAGACAGTAG
- a CDS encoding BT0820 family HAD-type phosphatase yields MSFNNHLLIAVDFDGTIVENAYPKIGKPLIFAFETLRKLQSEGHRLILWTYRSGSKLEEAVAFCKKNGIDFYAVNNSYPEENFDGKDSRKIHADLFIDDRNVGGFIGWTTIYKQIFNYEPNVKKKKRFFSFFK; encoded by the coding sequence ATGTCTTTTAATAACCACTTACTAATTGCAGTAGATTTTGATGGTACCATTGTAGAAAATGCATATCCAAAAATAGGAAAACCATTAATTTTTGCTTTTGAAACACTTCGAAAATTACAGTCCGAAGGTCACCGATTAATTCTTTGGACCTACAGAAGTGGTTCTAAATTAGAAGAAGCAGTTGCTTTTTGTAAAAAAAATGGCATCGATTTCTACGCTGTAAACAACAGTTATCCCGAAGAAAATTTCGATGGAAAAGACAGTAGAAAAATTCATGCAGACTTATTTATAGACGATAGAAATGTTGGTGGTTTTATTGGTTGGACAACGATTTACAAACAAATTTTTAACTACGAACCAAATGTAAAAAAGAAAAAAAGGTTTTTCTCTTTTTTCAAATAA
- a CDS encoding thioredoxin family protein, which translates to MKKAFAIVFTIVLMSCNAQQEITAAKNKSGDLVGFANKESFMQAPYNSWFTKKFNNYTPDAATIEALKKELKGYKIKGFIGTWCGDSKRETPHLYKILEAADFNTNKLELITVNRSKKTPDNLQEGFNIIRVPTFIFYKNDKEVGRYVEYARESLEKDILKIVSKQPYKHSYDKSK; encoded by the coding sequence ATGAAAAAAGCATTCGCAATAGTATTCACCATTGTTTTAATGTCTTGTAACGCACAACAAGAAATTACTGCTGCAAAAAATAAAAGTGGCGACTTAGTTGGCTTTGCTAACAAAGAGTCTTTTATGCAAGCGCCTTACAATTCTTGGTTTACTAAAAAATTTAATAATTACACACCAGATGCTGCAACAATAGAAGCTTTAAAAAAAGAATTAAAAGGATATAAAATAAAAGGTTTTATAGGAACTTGGTGCGGAGACAGTAAAAGAGAAACACCACATTTGTACAAAATATTAGAAGCAGCAGATTTTAATACAAATAAATTAGAGTTAATTACCGTAAATCGCTCTAAAAAAACACCCGATAATTTACAAGAAGGGTTTAATATTATAAGAGTTCCAACCTTTATTTTTTATAAAAATGATAAAGAAGTAGGACGTTATGTAGAATACGCAAGAGAATCTTTAGAAAAAGACATTTTAAAAATCGTTTCTAAACAACCCTATAAACATTCTTACGATAAAAGCAAATAA